The DNA segment CATTGGGTTGTATAAATCCAGTGGCAGAGATTGCGGAAATTACTCACAGATACGGCGCGAAATTCTTAGTTGATGCTTGTCAAAGTGTTCCCCATATACCAGTTGATGTCCAGCAAATAGACTGTGACTGGTTGGTAGCATCTGGGCATAAAATGTGCGCTCCCACAGGCATCGGATTCTTATATGGTAAGTTGGCATTATTAGAAGCCATGCCCCCATTTTTTGGTGGTGGTGAGATGATTGCTGAGGTATATTTAGACCATTCTACTTATGCCGAATTACCCCATAAATTTGAAGCGGGTACACCTGCAATTGGGGAAGCGATCGCACTCGGTGCAGCGATAGATTATCTTACTAATATCGGTATGGAGCAAATCCACGCCTATGAAGCCGAATTAACAGCTTATTTGTACCAACAATTAGAGCAAATTCCCCAAATTACCCTCTACGGCCCCAAACCCGATGCTAATGGAGAAGGTAGAGCCGCTTTAGCGACATTTACCACCACAGGAGTCCACGCTAACGACTTATCTACATTATTAGATCAAGAAGGTGTAGCCATCCGTTCTGGACACCACTGTACCCAACCATTACACCGCCACTTGGGTTTAGCCGCAACCGCACGCGCCAGCTTATCTTTCTACAACACCCGCGAGGACATTGATGTATTCATCAAAGCACTCAAGGAAACCATTGACTTTTTTGCTGGTATCTTTGGTTAATTGAGGGTGGGCAATGCCCACCTTTTGATTTTTATGAAAAAATCAACTTTAACTTTGCTATGCTTGCTTTGGGTTTTGATTCCTCATGTGGCGATCGCAGGAGGGTCTAGTTGGGAATATCAAGTTGTTAAGTTCAAGAAAACATCCCCGACATCAGCAGAATTTTCCCTACGTCCCACAAGGCGAGAACAAAACCATCCTAGAAAAGAGTGCAAAGAGATTGTAGTACGCGCTCGATATCGTCCTGAAGCATTTTGGCGACGGACGTGGAGTAGATTTGTTTCTAGAAGAACGCAAAACCAAGCTCTTCGCTTACTTGCAGAATCATTTCAAAAGAAAAAACCAACCAGATTTGGTGAGATAGGTACTGGTTTGAAGAAAGTAAATGGTAAAGCTTGTGTTTTTGAAAGTAGGGGACTTGATGTGCGTCAAGAACATCCGAGTAAACAAAATGCCGTATATTCCTATCACGAATCCATTTAGCCTCATTTAGTCTATCCCTAATCTACGTAATTCTTCGGAGTCGGGTAGATCCTCGGCGGAGGGTAAGGGCGATCGCCACTACCTCATCTAGTGAAGTAATTCTGCACAATTTCTAAGATGCGTTCGGCTGCATGACCATCACCAAAGGGATTAATTGCATTAGCCATCGCATCATAAGCTACTGGATTACTCAATAACTCACTGGCAGCAGAGGTAATAGTTTTGCTGTCAGTACCCACAAGTTTAGCTGTACCCGCCGTGACTGCTTCCGGTCTTTCTGTCGTTTCCCTGAGAACCAGAACTGGTTTACCCAGACTAGGCGCTTCTTCTTGCAAACCACCAGAATCAGTCAATAAAAAGTGCGATCGCCCGATTGCTCCTACCAATTCGGCATAATCAAGGGGTTCTGTTAAAAATACCCGTGGATGATTCCCTAGTAATGCTTGCAATGGTTCGCGGACTGTGGGATTGCGGTGTAAGGGTAAGAGCAAGGCGGTATCAGGAAACTTATCTAATATCTGCAAAAATCCTTGAGCGATCGCCTGTAGTGGCTCACCCCAATTTTCCCGCCGATGGACTGTAGCTAATAGCACACGATACTCATCCCAGTTTAAACCAGCTACATCGCAAGCTGGTGCATTGGCGGCTACATATAATAAAGCATCGATTACAGTATTACCAGTTAAGTGAATTTCCCCTAAAACACCAGAACGCTGCAAGTTTTCCACAGCCAAAGTCGTTGGTGCAAAGTGCAACTGGGTAATTTGGGAAATCAACCGCCGATTAGCTTCTTCTGGGTAAGGATTAAATAATTCATCTGTTCTCAACCCAGCTTCCACATGACCTACAGGAATTTTTTGGTAAAAGGCTGCTAAACTTGCCGCAAAAGCTGTTGTCGTATCTCCTTGTACCAACACCAAATCTGGCTTATTTTGAATAAATAAACCTTCCAAACCGCGTAAACTACGACAAGTAATATCACTTAGAGACTGTTGAGGCTGCATAATCTCTAGGTCATAATCCGCCTTGAGGTTGAACAGCTGCATCACTTGTTCCACCATCTCACGATGCTGTCCAGTTAAAATCACTTGCAGCTCAAAGTCTGGAGATTTTTGGAAGACCTGAATTACCGGAGCTAGTTTAATGGCTTCGGGGCGTGTCCCTAAGATAATGCAAACTCGTTTTTTATTAGTCATTGGTCATTAGTCAGTAGTCATTAGTTATTAGTCATTAGTTAATCTGATAACTAATAACGTCATAATCCTAACTCTTCTGGAAGACCTAGCATAATATTTAGGTTTTGGACTGCTGCTCCTGATGCACCCTTGCCCAAATTATCTAGTCGAGCCACTAACAGTGCTTCTTTCGTATTATCGTTACCGAAGACGAAAACCTGAACAATATTAGTACCGTTAACTGCCGTTGCGTCTAAAAATGTGCCGTCACGTAACAGGCTAGGGTCTTTAAATGGGGCTACCTGCACAAACTTTTCCCCTTGGTAGTATTGGGCGATCGCTTGATGAATCTCTTCACCCGATGGCGGATTGTCCAAAGTCCACAGAGGTAAGGGTATTTGCACCAACATTCCCTGCTCGAAGTCACCCACCGCAGGGATAAACAATGGTGGTGATGCTAACCCAGAATGCTGGTGCATCTCTTTAACGTGTTTATGACCGAACTGTAAACCATAGATACCGAAGGGATAATCTGAAGTTGCGCCTTTCTGCTGCTCGTGGAAGCTATCATACTTTTGGATCAGGCTCTTACCACCCCCAGAGTAGCCAGACACCGCATTAATTGTTATGGGAAAGCTACTGGGAAGAATACCTTGAGCTATTAACGGACGTACACAAGCTAAAAACCCTGTAGGATAACACCCCGGATTGCTCACAAACTGAGCATTGGCGATTTTCTCTCGCTGTCCTGGGTTCATTTCCGGAAAACCATATACCCAACCTTGAGCCGTGCGATAAGCGGTGCTAGCATCGAGAATCTTCACCTGACTACTGTTAACTAAACTAACAGCTTCCCGCGCTGCATCATCAGGTAAACAAAGAATGGCTACATCGACGGAATTGAGCAATTTTGCTCGCTCATCCGCATCTTTGCGCTTCGATGCTGCAATACTAACTAGCTCAATATCATCTCGCTCGTTGAGGCGTGAGTAAATCTGTAAGCCTGTAGTTCCCGCTTCCCCATCAATAAAAATTTTCGGTTTATTCATAATGGCTTCAGCATTTGTATACTGAATTTTACCTTAGGGAACACCAAAAAATAAATTATCCGAAATCGATGGTTTGGTAGTTGGGTAGGTTGCGTCAGCATGAATAATTTCTGCCTATAGTTAGGGTATATCACACTGACGCACCCTACATTTGGGATATTTTTTAGGGCAATAGGACAAAAATGATAGAGTGCTTAATGCTAATCCCAGACAATTTTCCCAATAAAAAATAAAATTTTTATTCACAGATGGAAAACACACAAGCTTGGTATATTATCAAGCACAACACTGGTAACTGTGACATTATCCCCGGTGAAAAACTTGGGGAGAGTAATTCAGAGTTTATTGAACAATGGGGGCCTTTTGATTCAAGAGAAGATGCGATCGCCCGTCGCATTGGATTAATTAGGGCTGGCAAGTGCCAACCACAGTAATTTTAGGGAGCGTGGGGAAATTTCTTCCCCATTCCTAACTTCATCACTTCTTTTCTGCCGTTGGCGTACCTTTGGCAGCAATCTGTTTACCTAAGATTTCCAATGCTTTAGCAAATTGCAAATCATCCACTGTGCCGAGTTTTTCGCGCTCACGTAGCCATAAATCTTGGCGTTGGGCATCGGTTAATTCTACTTTCACATCTGGATCAATGCCATGCTTGTTAATATCCCTGTCATTGGGAGTGAGGTATTTGGCGATTGTAACTGCCAATCCTGAGCCATCATCTAGAGGACGGACTGATTGCACTAAGCCCTTACCAAAAGTTTGAGTACCTACAATAACAGCACGCTTATTATCTTGCAATGCGCCGGAGAGAATTTCACTAGCACTGGCTGAACCTTTATCCACCAAAATTACTAAAGGTTTGTTTGTCAAAGCGCGTCCGTTCGCCACTTCTCTTTCCCGTTCTCCCTGACGGTCAACAGTAGAGACAATTGTGCCTTTATCCATCCACATCCGGGCAATTTCTACACTGGAAAAGAGCAAACCACCCGGATTACCACGTAAATCTAGAATATAACCAGCTACTTGTTGTTTTTCTAGATTTTTGATGGCTTCCTGCATCTCTTTACTGGCATTAGCACTGAACTGGTTCAGGCGAATGTAGCCCACTTTGCCAACAGCAGTTGGTTTTTGAGAATAGCGCACCGGATGAATTTCAATCCGCGCCCTTACGATTTTAAATTGTTTTTCTTGATTGTTGCGCTGAATTGTCAAGGTTACTTGTGAGCCGGCTGTACCTCGGATCAAATTTACGGCTTGATTAGTATCCATCCCCTTGGTGCTTTTGCCGTCAATTTTGAGGATGACATCTTTAGCTAGAATCCCAGCTTTAAAAGCTGGGGTGTCTTCAATTGGTGCAATCACTACTAATTGCTTCGTTTTTTCATCCTGACTGATGGTGATGCCAATCCCTGTAAGTTCCCCAGAGGTATCCACCTGCATATTCTTGAATTCCTGAGGGTCCATAAACCGGGTGTATGGATCATTCAGGCGTTTGAGCATTTCCCGTATGGACTTATAAGCTTCCTGCTGGTTACTGTAGGACTTGTTTAAGTATTCCTTACGAACAGCCTGCCAATCAACTTGGTTAAAAGTGCCGTCTACGTATTGACGCTGAACGATTTGCCATACTTCATCTACCAATTCCTTGGGACTTGCTTTAAATAAAGCCTGACCGCGCGAGTGGATGCCAAGGCTAGTAACTGCGATCGTGGAGAGTGTCACTGCCGTAGCACCCAAAACAAGCCTACTTTTTGTAATCACCATAATGACAGCTGCGTCAGAGGGAAAGATTTATAGTCAGTATGCTCAATCTAACACAGGGTAAAGTGTAACGACCGAGGATGTATTCCTAACTTCATCAAAATACTTTGTAATCCGGCGACCTAGCCGATTGTTGTTTACAGAAAGTTTATGAATCAATGTGGGAGTAGAGAGTTATTACTTCCCTCTGCTCCCCTGCTTCCTCTAAGGATCTACCCAACGACCATCAGCTTTAATTAAGTTAATTAGTTCCTCAACGCCTTTATCTTCTGGGACTTTTTTAATTTCTTCTCTGCCACGATATAAAGAAATGTAACCAGGAGTTTTACCTACATAACCGTAGTCAGCATCAGCCATCTCTCCTGGGCCATTGACAATGCAACCCATGACAGCAATGTCTAGTCCTGTGAGGTGTTTAGTAGATTCACGTACTTTATGTAATACTTCTTCTAAGTTAAATAAAGTACGTCCGCAGGAAGGACAGGCTACATATTCCACCATTGTTTTCCGCAAACCTAAAGCTTGCAGAATGCTGTAACAGACGGGAATTTCCTTTTCCGGTGCTTCTGTCAGGGAGACGCGAATAGTATCGCCGATACCATCAGCTAATAATGTGGCAATACCTGCTGTGGATTTAATCCGTCCATATTCACCATCACCAGCTTCGGTGACACCTAAATGTAAGGGGTAATCCATTCCTAAATCATCCATGCGTTTAGCCATGAGGCGATAGGCGGCTACCATCACGGGAACTCGTGAAGCTTTCATGGAAATGACTATGTTACGGAAGTCGAGAGATTCGCAGATGCGAATAAATTCTAAGGCAGATTCCACCATGCCTTCTGGAGTGTCGCCGTAAGTAAATAACATTCTCTCAGCGAGAGAACCGTGATTGACACCAATACGCATGGCTTTACCTTGGTCGCGCAGGGTAATTACCAAGGGTGCGAGAGTTTCGCGGATTTTTTCGCCAATTTCCTCAAATTCGGCTTGAGTATATTCAGTTCTATTGGTGTTGGGTTTTTCAAACACATACAAGCCGGGATTTATCCGGACTTTTTCTATATGTTTGGCAACTTCCAGGGCAATTTTCATTCCATTGTGATGTACGTCAGCAACAATTGGCACATCTTGATAAGTTTTAATGAGTTTTTGTTTAATTTCTGCCAACGCTACGGCGTGAGCTATGCTCGGCACTGTGACACGGACGATTTCACAGCCAATTTCGTGCAAACGCCGAATAGCGGCTACAGAACCATCGATATCAAGAGTGTCTTCGTTAATCATCGACTGCACCACCACAGGGTAGCCACCGCCGATGGTGACATTACCCACTTTCACAGGACGGGTTTTACGACGCTTGATTGTAGTATCAAAGGTGGCTTGGTTGGCTGTATTACTGGATGTTGTGGGTGTCGGCAGAGTTTGCATAACCTTAATTAGGTGGATTTGCTGTAGTTAAAATATCAGATTTAAAAGCCTATGTTTCTCAGATTGCCACAGTGGGAGCTTTTTTGAACCATGAAATGGAAAAAATCATGATCAAGAAAGGTAATTGACATTTTTATAATTCATTGTCCCACTTGAGATGAGATATTGCGATCGCCTAATTTATTACGAAGAATCCCGATCAGGTTAAACTATTCTGATAAAACTGTTACTTGCCGAAGCGATGAGCCTCTGCATAAACCCTCAATGCTCAAAACCACAAAACCCTGATAATGTCCTGTTTTGTCAGACTTGTGGCTCAGAATTACTCCTGGAAGGACGCTACCGAGTAGTTAGTGTTCTGGGAGGTGGTGGCTTTGGTAAAACTTTTGCAGTCAACGATACACGTACTCAAACAGCTAGAGTCCTCAAAGTCCTAATTAACAATCATCCCAAAGCGGTGGAGCTATTTCAACGAGAAGCCCAAGTTTTAGCTCTACTCAATTATCCTGGAATCCCGACAGTAGAAGCCAACGGTTATTTTGTCTATTTTCCGCGAAATATTCAAGAACCAATGCACTGTCTGATCATGGAAAAAATTGAGGGTTTAGATTTAGGTGAATATTTAAGACAAAGAGATTATCGACCCATTGACGAAAAGTTAGCCTTGCAATGGTTCAAAGAAGTCGTGACCATTCTCCATCAAGTCCATCAGCAAGGCTTGTTTCATCGAGATATTA comes from the Nostoc sp. PCC 7120 = FACHB-418 genome and includes:
- a CDS encoding cysteine desulfurase, producing MTYTPTKTLADKVRADFPILHQEVNGKTLVYLDNAATSQKPLFVLNALRDYYEQYNSNVHRGAHTLSAKATDAYEGARDKVAKFINAASRKEIVYTRNASEAINLVAYSWGMNNLQAGDEIILSVMEHHSNIVPWQFVAQKTGAVLKFVELTPEQTLDMEQFKQLICEKTKLVSIVHVSNTLGCINPVAEIAEITHRYGAKFLVDACQSVPHIPVDVQQIDCDWLVASGHKMCAPTGIGFLYGKLALLEAMPPFFGGGEMIAEVYLDHSTYAELPHKFEAGTPAIGEAIALGAAIDYLTNIGMEQIHAYEAELTAYLYQQLEQIPQITLYGPKPDANGEGRAALATFTTTGVHANDLSTLLDQEGVAIRSGHHCTQPLHRHLGLAATARASLSFYNTREDIDVFIKALKETIDFFAGIFG
- the wecB gene encoding non-hydrolyzing UDP-N-acetylglucosamine 2-epimerase, with protein sequence MTNKKRVCIILGTRPEAIKLAPVIQVFQKSPDFELQVILTGQHREMVEQVMQLFNLKADYDLEIMQPQQSLSDITCRSLRGLEGLFIQNKPDLVLVQGDTTTAFAASLAAFYQKIPVGHVEAGLRTDELFNPYPEEANRRLISQITQLHFAPTTLAVENLQRSGVLGEIHLTGNTVIDALLYVAANAPACDVAGLNWDEYRVLLATVHRRENWGEPLQAIAQGFLQILDKFPDTALLLPLHRNPTVREPLQALLGNHPRVFLTEPLDYAELVGAIGRSHFLLTDSGGLQEEAPSLGKPVLVLRETTERPEAVTAGTAKLVGTDSKTITSAASELLSNPVAYDAMANAINPFGDGHAAERILEIVQNYFTR
- the argC gene encoding N-acetyl-gamma-glutamyl-phosphate reductase, with product MNKPKIFIDGEAGTTGLQIYSRLNERDDIELVSIAASKRKDADERAKLLNSVDVAILCLPDDAAREAVSLVNSSQVKILDASTAYRTAQGWVYGFPEMNPGQREKIANAQFVSNPGCYPTGFLACVRPLIAQGILPSSFPITINAVSGYSGGGKSLIQKYDSFHEQQKGATSDYPFGIYGLQFGHKHVKEMHQHSGLASPPLFIPAVGDFEQGMLVQIPLPLWTLDNPPSGEEIHQAIAQYYQGEKFVQVAPFKDPSLLRDGTFLDATAVNGTNIVQVFVFGNDNTKEALLVARLDNLGKGASGAAVQNLNIMLGLPEELGL
- a CDS encoding DDE transposase family protein, whose translation is MENTQAWYIIKHNTGNCDIIPGEKLGESNSEFIEQWGPFDSREDAIARRIGLIRAGKCQPQ
- the ctpC gene encoding carboxyl-terminal processing protease CtpC, which encodes MVITKSRLVLGATAVTLSTIAVTSLGIHSRGQALFKASPKELVDEVWQIVQRQYVDGTFNQVDWQAVRKEYLNKSYSNQQEAYKSIREMLKRLNDPYTRFMDPQEFKNMQVDTSGELTGIGITISQDEKTKQLVVIAPIEDTPAFKAGILAKDVILKIDGKSTKGMDTNQAVNLIRGTAGSQVTLTIQRNNQEKQFKIVRARIEIHPVRYSQKPTAVGKVGYIRLNQFSANASKEMQEAIKNLEKQQVAGYILDLRGNPGGLLFSSVEIARMWMDKGTIVSTVDRQGEREREVANGRALTNKPLVILVDKGSASASEILSGALQDNKRAVIVGTQTFGKGLVQSVRPLDDGSGLAVTIAKYLTPNDRDINKHGIDPDVKVELTDAQRQDLWLREREKLGTVDDLQFAKALEILGKQIAAKGTPTAEKK
- the ispG gene encoding (E)-4-hydroxy-3-methylbut-2-enyl-diphosphate synthase; the encoded protein is MQTLPTPTTSSNTANQATFDTTIKRRKTRPVKVGNVTIGGGYPVVVQSMINEDTLDIDGSVAAIRRLHEIGCEIVRVTVPSIAHAVALAEIKQKLIKTYQDVPIVADVHHNGMKIALEVAKHIEKVRINPGLYVFEKPNTNRTEYTQAEFEEIGEKIRETLAPLVITLRDQGKAMRIGVNHGSLAERMLFTYGDTPEGMVESALEFIRICESLDFRNIVISMKASRVPVMVAAYRLMAKRMDDLGMDYPLHLGVTEAGDGEYGRIKSTAGIATLLADGIGDTIRVSLTEAPEKEIPVCYSILQALGLRKTMVEYVACPSCGRTLFNLEEVLHKVRESTKHLTGLDIAVMGCIVNGPGEMADADYGYVGKTPGYISLYRGREEIKKVPEDKGVEELINLIKADGRWVDP